GAAGGTGGTAGAATCTATAGAATGTGGGTTCTAATTAGAGATATGTCTTGGAATGCTATATCTGGTCCATggccctttcctttctctctctcttctctctaccacccctccccctctctttcctGGATGTTCATCTACCTGTTTCCTGGATGTccagctgagcagcttttctttgCCATAGCATTCCAGCCTGATGTTCTGTTTACcgtgggcccaaagcaatggagggAGCTTTCAAtgaattgaaacctctgaaactgtgagccaaaagaaactATTCTTCTTATAACTTTtacatgtcaggtattttgttcacagtggaaaaaaaaactgagtaacACAATTAGCTTATTGAATATTTATGTTAACACTACACATTTGGTATTAAAGATGGGGAATTGAGTTCCTACTACTAAAGGACATTTTCCGAGTACTACAATGACAGAGTTTTGTATAGAGATCTTAAGTGGACTCCACTGCCAATTAGGAGTTTATGATCATTGTGTACAAATAAGTCAAATTTGTTAATATTCTTATTAATCACATTCAAATAATAATCCTTATTCATATGTACAAATAttccacaatgaaacccactattctcAATAATTAAAttgtacaaataaatatttaaaaaagattaaataataagtttgggtttaaaataaaacaatctaaATTCACATTATTTCATTCTGAAACAAAagctgccacacaagcagaaaaTTGCCTACTTTGCAAAATTACTCAGAGTAGGAGGCTAAAACGTAGtcctagaaaacaaaatatttactcaAAATATATTAAGCTAAGTCCTAGACTTTTAAGAATAAATGTAAGCAAACAATCCAACACATAGCTCTAACAGCCCAGAAATGGTCACCAGAACACATAcagttttatttctaagtattgtGCACTTTGGGTATAGTCAGATTTATGAACTGATCAAATTGTATACTGTAGTATAAAGTCCAAAACAGGTGTGCTGTTTTGGAATGTTAAGACTAGAAATATTTTATGACTAGATATATTGGAGTGTTGATCCTAAATTTCAACCTTCCTTGATTCTATGGCTTTAGGCCAGGAGCTGAGCTTCTTGCATTTTACTTTTACTATTCCTTAAATTGGTACAACATAACCCAATGTGACTTGGCCTCATTCTGCCGATATGCCTATATAATACCTAATTCTTAGGATTCCATTGTTCTTCTTGGCTTTTCAAAGTCATCATCTGAGGCAAGATATTTCTACTTCCCCCTTTGTAAAGTTAACTTTTAATGTATATTCAGTTTCTGCCTTAATTTTGAGAGTGTTTACATATCATTCTACTTattaattcaaaaaaaataaataacacaatataGTATTTATGCTAATTCCAACTCTCTCTAGGCCTATCCTACATATCAGTCTGAATGTGGAGATACATATATGATAAAGAGGAAGAGGACTTCTAATTAGATGTGTACATTGGCAAATTGTAAGCTGATTTCCTTGTGAGCCAAGTTGAAATAAATCCCATATTCAACCTGGAAGTAATTACCTTGAACAATTGAACTGAGACAGATTGCTTTTTGCCTTCTTTATTCCTGAACAGTCAGTCATTAGTTGAagtaataaatattgatatggagTATAATACtcaaaaaagtttattaaaaataattttgaagtccACAGTGGTTTTGTTATCCTGGGTCATGCCATTCGCAGAAGTGTGATGAGTGCTTCTGTGGTTTTCTTagattttgtttttgagttgtttatGGCTCTGATAATATTTTATACAAGGATTCATTAACAATTGAAAAATTTCTGATATGATAAAGCACTCTTGTCAACTTTGGCTTCTAGACACATGAAATGCATCACTAAAAAGAGGGGATGTGACTGATAGAATTCATATTAATTGGAAGCTGCTTTTTGGGGGCCACTCGGTCTCTGAGGGGTACTGCTGGAGAGGGCAGAACTGCTTCCTGGTATGTGATGTCATTCTGATTACTTTGTTAGGGCCCCAATTTACAAGCTTCACTCTCTGATAACTGATGTCTTGAAAAGTATTTCCATCTCTTTCCTGTTGTACAATTCAGAAAAGATATAAGGTCATCATTTAGAGAATGGTTTCAATATATAAAAGAGAGTAATTCTCACACAATAGGTGCATCATCTAAATGAGCTTATACCTCAGACAAAAAATATTGTTCTAATGGCAACTCCTTGGGTATGTTAATGATTCTGTCCAGATCTGTTCAACAAAGGTTAGGGTACTGGTTGGGATAGACAATGGAAAACAGGCAAACAACTCCCCCCCAATCCTTTCAAAAACCTTTACTCCTTACTCAACTGAAGAAAATGGAGCAACTCTCAGAACTACTTATTAAGTACTGAGCTTTCTGCTGCTATGCAGTGATTTGGAAGGACTGAGACTGAAATTAGATCTATTTTAGTATTGATTAGGGcttgaaataaatgtttacatCCTTGAAATAACTTCTTGGTGATTGTTTATTCATTAATGTCtttaaatattaagtggaaaGTCCATTCGTCTCCTACAAGTTCTAGATGGGCTAATTAGCCATTTTGTAAATCAATATACTAcagtatttcatttaaataaattaatttataatcttTCATTGACATGGAATTAAAATGTTAGTACAACTAGTTTTTAGTCCCTAATTAATCTATAATCAATGTTACTATATACAtgaattgaataaaaaatttcattatcAATTTTCTTGGGCAAAAGATAGTGTGTAATAACTTTCTCTGATTGCCAGACCTGCAGAACAATACCCTGACTTCAGCTTTCTAAGCAAAATTGTCTAAGAATTAGAATCCTAAGAATTAGGTATTATATAGGCATATCGGCACACCATTTTTAAGGATATAGAGATGAACATGCTACTAGTTGTTTGGATGATGTTTTTCTGGTCCTTGATGTTGCCCTTATACTTGAAATTGCTTATCTCACAAATATGAAATTCAGTTGTTTTTACTGCAGGTTTAGGCAATATTCCCTTATTTTGTTCTTCCTAACTAAATACAATGAACAATGCATATCAATTTGTCTGCTAATGctacttaaaagcaaatttcaacATTGACACTTATCCATTCAATTATTTATTCTGTCATACAACAAATAGTTATGTATGGATGCACTCTCTAAATATTGGGCTAAACAGAGCCTAAGGTGTTATTTGaggaacaacaaaacaaagacaatatGAAATTAgtccaattaaaaaatttaaaggtcatatcagggctgggtttgtggctcattggtaaagaaCTCACCTAATACATGCGAaaggctgggttcaatcctgagcaccacataaaaataaaaaataaaaataaagatattgtgtccaactacacctaaaaatattttaaagattttagtgttatattttaGTAGAAGAAAGCTAAAGTGATGATGAAATATCAGTAATATGATGCATTTTCACAACTATAAGTGTAAATAATTGTGAAAACACAAACTTAAATTTCCTTAAATAGTGatattattagaattttaaattgcTTGACAAATAGCCTTTAAAAACACCATACACCTTTCTTATGTATGTACACAATCCAGTGACTGATCAGCACTGGAGTGGCTCCAGAGCTCAGTAACCTCCAACACCCTATCACTGTGTTAAAAACATGGTCACCCATCTTGGTGTATGGCATCTAATAACTCACCTATGGTAGTACTTTAGCAAAATTTTGCTCAGCAGAAACTCTGCTCAAGGTACCATGGGAAAATAGAACTATCTATCAGATGTAGGTAATCAAGCACTACAGACTCCTAGGGTAGCAGAAAAATTGGGGTTTATATGGACACTTTTCTGATGTTCTGTTTTTATACAGAGTACCATTTACAAAATTCATTGTCCTTTTAGTGTTTCCCCAAGGATGTTGGTTTTAATGCTAttctcaattagttctctgcaaGAAGTAGTTTTCCAAGGTCAAACACATTTGAGAAGCAATAGCTACCATAGAGGCTCTGAGTATTCCTGCTAAAATTAAACCTACTTAAATTAACCTGGTGTTTGTACCAACCAatttgattacaaaaaaaaaaatctttcacatATTACTTTCAGTATTCTATTTAGTATTGTATTCACAGAAAATGACTCAGGGTATCCTTTTTTAGATAATACATACTTATTTATAGAAACATAAAATTGTGTTTGGCTTTTTGAACTCATGTGTAGCTGTTATTTGACTCTTAGAGTTTTTTTAGTCTGCTTACTTTTTAGACACATCTTCATGATTTACTTTGCTTGACTTCTTAAATGTAAataccagttttctttcttttttaaaaaatgtcatttttagtgTTCAGCAGACGCTCGTGGTCTTAGTCTCCGGTCTCTCCgcccgcccctcccccgcccaccGCGGTCACCCGGGAAACCGGCCGAGATAGCCCGCCGACTTGAAGCTGGTTTCATGGCAGCGGCGAAGAAAGCAGTTTTGGGGCCGTTGGTGGGGGCAGTGGACCAGGGTACCAGCTCGACACGCTTTTTGGTTTTCAATTCAAAAACAGCTGAACTACTTAGTCATCATCAAGTAGAAATAAAACAGGAGTTCCCAAGAGAAGGGTATGTTTCCTAATTTGATTTGTGAAGACAAATTGTGTTTATTGGTTCATTTTACCCTTCCCTGTAGATTTGTAAAGTAACCTTCCCCGGGCACCCTCCTGAGAAGACTTGAGGGATTGGTATTAgtcaagaaaaaaagtaataacttTAGATGGGTGGAACAAGATCCTAAGGAAATTCTGCAGTCTGTCTATGAATGCATAGAGAAAACATGTGAGAAACTTGGACAGCTCAATATTGATATTTCCAACATAAAGGCTATTGGCGTCAGCAACCAGAGGGAAACCACTGTAGTCTGGGACAAGTTAACAGGAGAGCCTCTCTACAATGCTGTGGTGTGGCTTGATCTAAGAACCCAGTCTACCGTTGAAAATCTTTATAAAAGAATTCCAGGAAATAATAACTTTGTCAAGTCCAAGACAGGCCTTCCACTTAGCACTTACTTCAGTGCAGTGAAACTTCGTTGGCTCCTTGACAATGTGAGAAAAGTTCAAAAGGCTGTTGAAGAAAATAGAGCTCTTTTTGGGACCATTGATTCATGGCTTATTTGGAGTTTGACAGGAGGAGTCAATGGAGGCGTCCACTGTACTGATGTAACGAATGCAAGTAGGACAATGCTTTTCAACATTCATTCTTTGGAATGGGATAAAGAGCTCTGCGATTTTTTTGGAATTCCAATGGAAATTCTTCCCAATGTTCGGAGTTCTTCTGAGATCTATGGCCTAATGAAAGCTGGGGCCTTGGAAGGTGTGCCAAtatctgggtgtctgggggaccAGTCTGCTGCTTTGGTGGGACAAATGTGTTTCCAGGATGGACAAGCCAAAAACACGTATGGTACAGGATGTTTCTTACTATGTAATACAGGCCATAAGTGTGTATTTTCTGAACATGGCCTTCTGACCACAGTGGCTTACAAACTTGGCAGAGACAAACCAGTATATTATGCATTGGAAGGTTCTGTAGCTATAGCTGGAGCTGTTATTCGCTGGCTACGAGACAATCTTGGTATTATCAAGTCCTCAGGGGAAATTGAAAAACTCGCTAAAGAAGTAGGTACTTCTTATGGCTGCTACTTTGTTCCGGCATTTTCAGGGTTATATGCACCTTATTGGGAACCTAGTGCAAGAGGGATAATCTGTGGACTTACTCAATTCACCAATAAATGCCATATCGCTTTTGCTGCACTAGAAGCTGTTTGTTTTCAAACCCGAGAGATTTTGGATGCCATGAATCGCGACTGTGGAATTCCACTCAGCCATTTGCAGGTAGATGGAGGAATGACCAGCAACAAAATTCTTATGCAGCTGCAAGCGGACATCCTGTATATTCCAGTAGTGAAGCCCTCCATGCCTGAAACAACTGCACTCGGTGCTGCAATGGCAGCAGGGGCTGCAGAAGGAGTTGGCGTTTGGAGTCTTGAACCTGAGGATTTGTCAGCTGTCACGATGGAGCGGTTTGAACCTCAGATCAATGCTGAGGAAAGTGAAATTCGTTATTCTACGTGGAAGAAAGCTGTGATGAAGTCAATGGGTTGGGTTACAACTCAGTCTCCGGAAAGTGGTGACCCTAGTATCTTCTGTAGTCTGCCCTTGGGCATTTTTATAGTGAGTAGCATGGTAATGTTAATCGGAGCAAGGTACATCTCAGGTATCCCATAAATAATACCAACTCATGGATTCCCAAGATGCAAGCTTTTTATGTAATGAGAGAATCCAGCAATTCTGTCTCTTAATGTGATGACACTATTCATagactctgattttatttataagcCACTTGCTGCATGATCCTCCAAGTAGACCTGTGGCTTGAGGTAAAGAAAATGCCACAGAAAGAATGCTACAGAAATATTTGGTGTGTTTTTTAACACTGACAGTTAAGGTTGGGCCAGCTACATTTGGGGCTGACCCCCTCCATTGTCATAACATCCTGCCCCATTCCCTCTAAGATTTAGGAAGAATTCAGATCCTATCCATTGGAGTCTTTCATCAAACATATTCAGATTCTAACGGACCAGGATTTTGATTATCTGCACCTTACATGCCTGATTAAGGGGTTAATACTAACCTGTtaaaaagagtgatttttttggtttgccaaaagttttcttttctatatattaGAAAACCACATCTTCATTGAatgtttaaatgtaaaattctacTAAAATTATTAAGACGACAATTTAGTATCTCATAGTTTGgatatttttctgaaaagtatTTGCCAAAACTGAAATGCTTCAGTATTTTACATTGTCTGACTAATTAGAGTGACTTTTTGTCTGGATCTTATAGGAaaggatgttttctttttcttatttcttccatctttcctttttatatttttttactttatatgtatAACATACAtgcctatatattttatatactactgGTAGCCCATTTATAAATTTAGGAGCACATTGTATTTAGTAGGTTAACATGGCTGGTTTTAAGTGGACTACTATGTATATAAATAGTTTGGGGGAAACAGCTGTATACATGTTTGGGCAACGGTTATGCATATTATTTAACCaagagaaatttttcttaaagagccaatatttaaaatttaagtatatcTCCTAtgtcaataaaagaaaatgtacttaaaaaaaaatgtcattttattggATCCAACCTATGTTTCCAGCTTTCCATTTTGGATCGTCGGTATATTATATTATGCACTCATCATCAGTTTGAGATATTTGCTATTTACAAATGCCATGAGCATCTTTATGTCAATTATAGAAAAGAGATAAGGAGAAGGAATGGGCAATAATGGAACCATACTATAAACCATCACTCTCTGATTATGACTGCTGATCTCATTAACTAGTGACACATCCTTCAGAAGGGAAATTCACATAGCTCATGCCTCTAGTCTTtgtgattttcaaatttttattcaagagggaaataatattttcctatttttagctCCTTCagtttttccataataaaatcattaataattTGGTTTCTAAGAACAATGGATGTCTTCTAAAGAAGTAACACTGGTCAagatcttgatttttattttgcagaaataaaaatatgtcctaTAACACCCAGTGTCTTTCCTTGCTAAGTTTTTGTGATTTCAATGAATTTGTATTGCAATTTCTATATTAACGAATAGCCACATGAAACTGTATATACCAATTAGTGTAGTTtgttaataaatacatttgaatGCATGAGATGTAAGGCTTTCAAATTAAGCATTTAAATATAATTGCTGTTTAAACATCATTTGACTTAACAGATGAGTAGTTTTTTATAATTCCATGTTTGGAGTGGTCTATTATTAATTTATCTCTacacaaaggaaaaatacaatGTGTTGCTTAAATTTAGCCAAACCAaactatttttatgtaatttgtttatatttatgtaaatgtatTTGCACATGTTTAGCCCCAACTTTTCATTTCCACTAATTTGAATCCTGGAGGAGGAGTTTTGGTTTTTGTACAAATCACTAAGTTAGTATTATTGAGAATTTGAATCTACTTTACAATAGAAGAccatcttttaattttcattgttaacATTAATTAAGAAAGGAATGTACCAGAAGTAGTAGAGAGCTCAAATCCTAAGACTGACAAGTCCTGAGTTCATGATTGACTCTGTGCCATTTTCTATCTGAGGCATCATGAATAAGTTATTCTGTGCATTAAAACTTCAGTTCCCCGTTTGTAAAACGGACATTAGGATGGTGATGAATACCTACCTCATAGCATTGTTTTAAAGACTACATGGAATGAATTCAAGTAAAGGCCCTACTACATTGTCTTACAAACATTAAGTGTTGGGTAATGTGATTACCAATCTCTTAGTTTTATTTGTAAGCAAAATGTCTAAACTGTCCAGAAAAAAAGTTAACatgtaaaattaaacttttatctGCATGAGGCTCTGGCAATCAAAACAGacatatttctcaaaaattttctatttttatgattacCTTGTATATATTATCTAATTAATACAACCTGgcagtatattttaaattcagaatatTCCAAAAGCACTTAATATGCCACCATACCAACAGCATCCAAGACATTTAAATCACAACATTTACCACATTTGGCAGAAATGTATATTGTAATTGGGATAATAGGGTCTACTGTTGTTGCATGGCCCATGTGTGGCCCAAACAGTCTATAATAAAACCAACAAAGCAGTAATTCTTTCTCATTGACACACAAGTATTCCAAATTTGTCCAGTTGGAAATGGagctctttaaaataatttaattttaggaCATTGATGTagatattttgtttccttttcaaagctatataatttgattaaaattttgtttgaatgtttttcttttcttaaatatagcagatgttacaaaaataaaatgggaaggcTATGGGTAAAATGCCTTTGTTTGAAA
This sequence is a window from Marmota flaviventris isolate mMarFla1 unplaced genomic scaffold, mMarFla1.hap1 Scaffold_44, whole genome shotgun sequence. Protein-coding genes within it:
- the LOC139701302 gene encoding glycerol kinase-like, with the translated sequence MAAAKKAVLGPLVGAVDQGTSSTRFLVFNSKTAELLSHHQVEIKQEFPREGWVEQDPKEILQSVYECIEKTCEKLGQLNIDISNIKAIGVSNQRETTVVWDKLTGEPLYNAVVWLDLRTQSTVENLYKRIPGNNNFVKSKTGLPLSTYFSAVKLRWLLDNVRKVQKAVEENRALFGTIDSWLIWSLTGGVNGGVHCTDVTNASRTMLFNIHSLEWDKELCDFFGIPMEILPNVRSSSEIYGLMKAGALEGVPISGCLGDQSAALVGQMCFQDGQAKNTYGTGCFLLCNTGHKCVFSEHGLLTTVAYKLGRDKPVYYALEGSVAIAGAVIRWLRDNLGIIKSSGEIEKLAKEVGTSYGCYFVPAFSGLYAPYWEPSARGIICGLTQFTNKCHIAFAALEAVCFQTREILDAMNRDCGIPLSHLQVDGGMTSNKILMQLQADILYIPVVKPSMPETTALGAAMAAGAAEGVGVWSLEPEDLSAVTMERFEPQINAEESEIRYSTWKKAVMKSMGWVTTQSPESGDPSIFCSLPLGIFIVSSMVMLIGARYISGIP